From a region of the Lactuca sativa cultivar Salinas chromosome 4, Lsat_Salinas_v11, whole genome shotgun sequence genome:
- the LOC111906994 gene encoding uncharacterized protein LOC111906994 has protein sequence MTKTRNQNHDDGEASSSSRKKRLKTYDNGGVGPWSHLSNDVLFLVMMQLGIFDFLSFSRVCKSWRSFALCNRKSFMASKPPMSMLLSSHGFCCLEDFEGRKLKTIIPHCVGRKCVGLTCGYLILFGRKTKDFWLVNPITRHELNFPAFCLPNLYIVKATLVFSSSLNDWVFVVSHKNSFNLWFSVSGKGAWNHIPSSYPILDLHTFKGKVYTINKNNKYRVCEMTLNPEPKLTFLEMKNISKLYVSHLVFISSGENLYVMDQSSQDSCNVEELDFGKMEWVLPEKKTIEEYAFFLSTWNGGAAIKPESWASAAQPPSKYKRYSYDYECMRYITDESQKGGFFGANMWYFPHECVNVDHIN, from the coding sequence ATGACGAAGACAAGAAACCAGAATCATGATGATGGTGAAGCATCATCATCTAGcaggaagaagaggttgaagaCTTATGACAATGGTGGTGTGGGACCTTGGTCACACCTCAGCAATGATGTGCTTTTTTTAGTTATGATGCAACTGGGAATCTTTGATTTTCTTTCATTCAGTAGAGTTTGCAAGTCATGGAGGTCATTTGCACTTTGTAACAGGAAGAGTtttatggcatccaaaccacccaTGTCTATGCTTCTCTCCTCCCATGGCTTCTGTTGCCTGGAGGACTTTGAAGGAAGAAAGCTGAAAACCATCATTCCCCATTGTGTTGGCAGGAAGTGTGTTGGATTAACCTGTGGTTATTTGATCTTGTTTGGGAGGAAAACCAAAGACTTTTGGCTTGTGAATCCTATCACAAGGCATGAACTTAATTTCCCTGCTTTCTGTTTACCAAATCTATATATAGTCAAGGCTACCCTTGTCTTTTCATCTTCATTAAACGATTGGGTGTTTGTGGTGTCACATAAGAATTCCTTTAACTTGTGGTTTTCTGTATCTGGTAAAGGAGCATGGAATCATATCCCCTCGTCTTACCCCATCCTTGATTTACATACTTTCAAGGGGAAGGTATATACCATAAACAAAAACAACAAATATCGTGTGTGTGAAATGACACTCAATCCAgagcccaaattgacatttcttGAAATGAAGAATATCTCAAAGCTATATGTCTCTCATCTGGTGTTTATAAGTTCGGGTGAAAACCTGTATGTGATGGATCAAAGTTCACAAGATTCATGTAATGTTGAGGAACTAGATTTTGGCAAAATGGAATGGGTGTTGCCAGAAAAAAAGACAATTGAAGAATATGCTTTCTTTCTTAGCACTTGGAATGGTGGTGCTGCAATTAAACCAGAGTCATGGGCTTCGGCTGCTCAACCCCCGTCAAAATATAAGAGATATTCATATGATTATGAATGCATGCGTTACATTACTGATGAAAGTCAGAAAGGCGGGTTTTTTGGTGCAAACATGTGGTACTTCCCCCATGAGTGTGTGAATGTTGATCACATTAATTAG